A genomic segment from Barrientosiimonas humi encodes:
- a CDS encoding GbsR/MarR family transcriptional regulator has product MARRSSTDAARRRVLEQLAEEFARSGMNRMAARVFAALVVTDEGELTAAELAELLHASPAAISGAVRYLEQVEMIRRTRPLGSRRDVFNLTNDIWYEALIHRGSVIERWRDTMRHGADELGLGTRAGERMDQMADFFAFMETELPALLERWRASRSGPEKA; this is encoded by the coding sequence ATGGCACGCCGCAGCAGCACCGACGCAGCGCGCCGCAGGGTGCTGGAGCAGCTGGCCGAGGAGTTCGCCCGCAGCGGCATGAACCGCATGGCCGCGCGGGTCTTCGCCGCGCTGGTCGTCACCGACGAGGGCGAGCTCACCGCCGCCGAGCTGGCCGAGCTGCTGCACGCGAGCCCGGCGGCGATCTCCGGCGCGGTGCGCTATCTCGAGCAGGTCGAGATGATCCGCCGCACCCGCCCGCTCGGCAGCCGCCGCGACGTCTTCAACCTCACCAACGACATCTGGTACGAAGCGCTCATCCACCGCGGCTCGGTCATCGAGCGCTGGCGCGACACCATGCGCCACGGCGCCGACGAGCTCGGCCTCGGCACGCGCGCGGGGGAGCGGATGGATCAGATGGCCGACTTCTTCGCGTTCATGGAGACCGAGCTGCCCGCGCTGCTCGAGCGGTGGCGTGCCAGCCGATCCGGGCCCGAGAAGGCCTGA
- a CDS encoding DsbA family oxidoreductase: MPTKIDVFVDYVCPFCFLVEPAIEELRRERDVEVTIRPFELRPDPVPTLRPEDDYLPRVWRESVYPMAERVGVPVQLPSVSPQPRTEKAFMVLQLAQERGLGAAYTEAMFSAFFQDDRDIGLDEVIVDVATSVGLDRAEVEEALRSDERRQQQRADQDYAVRTVGIDAVPTVVVEGQVLRGVPSAARLKKAVDDLASRGPAPDRTQP, encoded by the coding sequence GTGCCGACGAAGATCGACGTGTTCGTGGACTACGTCTGCCCGTTCTGCTTCCTGGTGGAGCCGGCGATCGAGGAGCTCCGGCGCGAGCGTGACGTCGAGGTGACGATCCGCCCGTTCGAGCTGCGTCCTGACCCGGTGCCGACGCTGCGCCCGGAGGACGACTACCTGCCGCGCGTGTGGCGCGAGTCGGTCTATCCGATGGCCGAGCGGGTCGGCGTGCCGGTGCAGCTGCCCTCGGTGTCGCCGCAGCCGCGCACCGAGAAGGCGTTCATGGTGCTGCAGCTGGCGCAGGAGCGCGGGCTCGGGGCGGCCTACACCGAGGCGATGTTCAGCGCGTTCTTCCAGGACGACCGCGACATCGGGCTCGACGAGGTCATCGTCGACGTCGCGACCTCCGTCGGCCTGGACCGGGCCGAGGTCGAGGAGGCGCTGCGCAGCGACGAACGGCGCCAGCAGCAGCGCGCCGACCAGGACTACGCCGTCCGCACGGTCGGCATCGACGCGGTCCCCACCGTCGTGGTCGAGGGCCAGGTGCTGCGCGGGGTGCCGTCCGCGGCCCGGCTCAAGAAGGCGGTCGACGACCTCGCCTCCCGCGGCCCCGCCCCGGATCGGACCCAGCCGTGA
- a CDS encoding ATP-grasp domain-containing protein encodes MNVVFVEPNFPRNQREFVRALSQVGATVFAVGETPWDWLDEELKGWIDHYEQVGSVTDVDRLRTVVEHFQSRAWIDSLEATIESHTLPAAVVREQTGIPGTSVHTTYLCRDKPSMKEALRQVGVPTAASAAAENLDQLREFVAQVGYPVIVKPRDGAGASGTHKVENDTELAAAAATFGSATSVAVEEFVEGHEGFYDTVSVDGGIALDFASHYYPNVLEAMRTRWISPQYVSTNRVDDAPFYGELRELGERVNEALGIRTSATHMEWFYGPKGLRFSEIGARPPGVGCWDLYSAGNDIDVYRAWADAIVHGQVWSRPSRRFASGIVALRPDRDGTISGYSGLDHVQQHLGQWVIDTHLPDPGTGTQPVEAGFMANAWVRLKHPDYDALRGMLDEVGRTVQVHAS; translated from the coding sequence ATGAACGTGGTGTTCGTGGAGCCGAACTTCCCACGCAACCAGCGCGAGTTCGTGCGCGCGCTGTCGCAGGTCGGTGCGACGGTCTTCGCGGTCGGCGAGACGCCGTGGGACTGGCTCGACGAGGAGCTCAAGGGCTGGATCGACCACTACGAGCAGGTCGGGTCGGTCACCGACGTCGACCGGCTGCGCACGGTGGTCGAGCACTTCCAGTCACGCGCCTGGATCGACTCGCTCGAGGCCACCATCGAGTCGCACACGCTGCCCGCCGCGGTCGTGCGCGAGCAGACCGGCATCCCCGGCACGTCGGTGCACACGACCTACCTGTGCCGTGACAAGCCGTCGATGAAGGAGGCGCTACGTCAGGTCGGGGTGCCGACCGCGGCGTCGGCGGCCGCCGAGAACCTCGACCAGCTGCGCGAATTCGTCGCGCAGGTGGGTTACCCGGTGATCGTGAAGCCGCGCGACGGGGCGGGCGCCTCGGGCACGCACAAGGTCGAGAACGACACCGAGCTGGCCGCCGCGGCCGCGACGTTCGGGAGCGCCACGTCGGTGGCGGTCGAGGAGTTCGTCGAGGGCCACGAGGGCTTCTACGACACCGTCTCGGTCGACGGCGGCATCGCGCTCGACTTCGCGAGCCACTACTACCCCAACGTGCTCGAGGCGATGCGCACCCGGTGGATCAGCCCGCAGTACGTCTCCACCAACCGGGTCGACGACGCCCCCTTCTACGGCGAGCTGCGCGAGCTCGGCGAGCGCGTCAACGAGGCCCTCGGCATCCGCACGTCGGCGACGCACATGGAGTGGTTCTACGGCCCGAAAGGCTTGCGGTTCAGCGAGATCGGGGCGCGACCGCCCGGCGTGGGGTGCTGGGACCTCTACAGCGCCGGCAACGACATCGACGTCTACCGCGCGTGGGCCGACGCGATCGTGCACGGGCAGGTGTGGTCGCGACCGTCGCGCCGGTTCGCCTCGGGCATCGTGGCGCTGCGCCCCGACCGCGACGGCACGATCAGCGGCTACTCCGGGCTCGACCACGTGCAGCAGCACCTCGGCCAGTGGGTCATCGACACCCACCTGCCCGACCCCGGCACCGGCACCCAGCCGGTCGAGGCCGGCTTCATGGCCAACGCGTGGGTGCGCCTGAAGCACCCCGACTACGACGCGCTGCGCGGCATGCTCGACGAGGTCGGGCGCACCGTGCAGGTGCACGCCTCCTAG
- a CDS encoding DUF2252 domain-containing protein, whose translation MTGTGASPLAAPEGGGKRLRKALPRRALGELHLPPDRDPLGILAEQHATRLPELIGVRVGRMLQSPFAFYRGTAAVMAADLADAPVTGPRVVACGDAHISNFGFFASPERSLLFDLNDFDETAVAPWEWDVRRLAASAYVGGRDNGLSEDDCAAAAHASVEGYREALRGLVELTALERFYYQVDDSALEARLSGKDLKLARRATAKARGRTSDQVLAKIATRGADDRLRIVDQPPVTQHVETHADLADMTRLFRQYLTTLREDSAFLLLQFRPVDFVLRVVGVGSVGTRCYVLALEGPDSQVIFLQAKEAQPSVLSTYGRMPKAVPGDTGGRDLTEGHRVVAGQRILQAQSDPFLGHIIGYAGEQGRHARVDYFWRQFRDMKGSIEPSRLNRSQFLTYVRLCGRLLARAHSQSPSGRAVADYLGKNDAAGEAFARWARAYADRCEADFAALEQAAAAGRFPVERNV comes from the coding sequence GTGACCGGCACGGGCGCCTCGCCGCTCGCGGCGCCCGAGGGCGGCGGCAAGCGGCTGCGCAAGGCCCTGCCCCGCCGCGCGCTCGGCGAGCTGCACCTGCCTCCCGACCGCGACCCGCTGGGCATCCTCGCCGAGCAGCACGCGACCCGGCTGCCAGAGCTCATCGGGGTGCGCGTCGGCCGCATGCTGCAGTCCCCGTTCGCGTTCTACCGCGGGACCGCCGCCGTGATGGCCGCCGACCTCGCCGACGCTCCGGTCACCGGCCCGCGGGTCGTGGCCTGCGGCGACGCCCACATCAGCAACTTCGGCTTCTTCGCCTCGCCCGAGCGCTCGCTGCTGTTCGACCTCAACGACTTCGACGAGACCGCGGTGGCCCCGTGGGAGTGGGACGTACGTCGGCTGGCCGCGAGTGCGTACGTCGGGGGTCGGGACAACGGGCTCTCCGAGGACGACTGCGCCGCGGCGGCGCACGCCTCGGTCGAGGGCTACCGCGAGGCGCTGCGGGGCCTGGTCGAGCTCACCGCGCTGGAGCGCTTCTACTACCAGGTCGACGACTCCGCGCTCGAGGCCAGGCTCTCCGGCAAGGACCTCAAGCTCGCGCGCAGGGCGACGGCCAAGGCGCGCGGCCGCACCTCCGACCAGGTGCTCGCCAAGATCGCCACCCGCGGCGCCGACGACCGGCTGCGCATCGTCGACCAGCCGCCGGTCACCCAGCACGTCGAGACGCACGCCGACCTGGCGGACATGACCCGGTTGTTCCGGCAGTACCTCACGACGCTGCGGGAGGACTCGGCCTTCCTGCTGCTGCAGTTCCGGCCGGTCGACTTCGTCCTGCGCGTCGTCGGGGTCGGCAGCGTCGGGACGCGGTGCTACGTCCTGGCCCTCGAGGGCCCCGACTCCCAGGTGATCTTCCTGCAGGCCAAGGAGGCCCAGCCGTCGGTGCTGTCGACCTACGGCCGGATGCCCAAGGCGGTGCCCGGCGACACCGGCGGCCGCGACCTCACCGAGGGGCACCGGGTCGTGGCCGGGCAGCGCATCCTGCAGGCGCAGTCCGACCCGTTCCTCGGCCACATCATCGGGTACGCCGGCGAGCAGGGGCGGCACGCGCGCGTCGACTACTTCTGGCGCCAGTTCCGCGACATGAAGGGCTCGATCGAGCCGTCGCGGCTGAACCGGAGCCAGTTCCTCACCTACGTGCGGCTGTGCGGCCGGCTGCTCGCGCGGGCGCACAGCCAGTCGCCGTCCGGCCGAGCCGTCGCGGACTACCTCGGCAAGAACGACGCCGCGGGTGAGGCGTTCGCCCGCTGGGCGCGGGCATACGCCGATCGGTGCGAGGCCGACTTCGCCGCCCTCGAGCAGGCAGCCGCCGCCGGCCGGTTTCCCGTGGAACGCAACGTCTAG
- a CDS encoding GNAT family N-acetyltransferase, whose protein sequence is MTWEFFDAAGPFLDAAGDALRANPVEASVVATMAEREQREGAPDLPHRWFAVAGGDEITGVAMRTAPFVPYPPFLLAMPDELAVELADVLLGRGEPVEGVNGGLPAARVFAERVADATESTVRTVMHTRLFELTELTPPEPAEGSLRRVDTGDVDDLQQVTAWTAAFHRDADAQAGRGPGDSEPEAPMTEQRLRSLAARTWFWEVDGEVVHMTGLNPPAFGVARIGPVYTPPRWRGNGYAASTVAALSQQVLDAGDRVCLYTDQANPVSNALYERLGYRPVVDNVQLRM, encoded by the coding sequence ATGACGTGGGAGTTCTTCGACGCGGCCGGCCCGTTCCTCGACGCAGCGGGGGACGCGCTGCGCGCCAACCCGGTGGAGGCGTCGGTCGTCGCGACGATGGCCGAGCGCGAGCAGCGCGAGGGCGCTCCCGACCTGCCGCACCGATGGTTCGCCGTCGCCGGCGGTGACGAGATCACCGGCGTCGCGATGCGCACCGCACCGTTCGTGCCCTACCCGCCCTTCCTGCTCGCGATGCCCGACGAGCTGGCGGTCGAGCTGGCCGACGTCCTGCTCGGGCGCGGCGAGCCGGTCGAGGGGGTCAACGGCGGGCTGCCGGCGGCCCGGGTGTTCGCCGAGCGGGTCGCCGACGCCACCGAGAGCACGGTCCGCACCGTCATGCACACGCGCCTGTTCGAGCTCACCGAGCTGACGCCGCCGGAGCCCGCCGAGGGGTCGCTGCGCCGGGTCGACACCGGCGACGTCGACGACCTGCAGCAGGTCACCGCGTGGACCGCCGCGTTCCACCGCGACGCCGACGCGCAGGCCGGCCGGGGACCCGGCGACAGCGAGCCCGAGGCTCCGATGACCGAGCAGCGGCTGCGCAGCCTCGCCGCCCGCACCTGGTTCTGGGAGGTCGACGGCGAGGTCGTGCACATGACCGGGCTCAACCCGCCGGCGTTCGGCGTCGCCCGGATCGGCCCGGTCTACACCCCGCCGCGCTGGCGCGGGAACGGCTACGCCGCGAGCACCGTCGCCGCCCTCTCCCAGCAGGTCCTAGACGCCGGCGACCGCGTCTGCCTCTACACCGACCAGGCCAACCCGGTCTCCAACGCGCTGTACGAGCGGCTCGGCTACCGCCCCGTCGTCGACAACGTGCAGCTGCGCATGTGA
- a CDS encoding nucleoside deaminase, with protein MSAVVARLEPLMSRAVAASTAHVDAGGLPFVGVVVDAAGEVISGFGTNQVAETGDPTAHAEVVAMREALTRQRRDTLAGCSLLATGEPCGLCYRFALDHGIASVLVAVDRDEVARLGFDYRASYPAFAVTDVRRARVFVPLPVERALDPFVHYLRLHPAGPAAAGPGTAPKGTSS; from the coding sequence GTGAGCGCAGTCGTCGCCCGGCTCGAGCCGCTCATGTCACGCGCGGTCGCGGCGAGCACCGCACACGTCGACGCGGGCGGCCTGCCCTTCGTCGGCGTGGTGGTCGACGCAGCCGGGGAGGTGATCTCCGGGTTCGGCACCAACCAGGTCGCCGAGACCGGTGACCCCACGGCGCACGCCGAGGTCGTCGCGATGCGCGAGGCGCTGACGCGGCAGCGGCGCGACACGCTTGCGGGCTGCTCGTTGCTCGCGACCGGTGAGCCGTGCGGGCTGTGCTACCGGTTCGCGCTGGACCACGGCATCGCCTCGGTCCTCGTCGCCGTCGACCGCGACGAGGTCGCCCGGCTCGGCTTCGACTACCGGGCGAGCTATCCCGCGTTCGCCGTGACGGACGTACGTCGGGCTCGGGTTTTCGTGCCGCTCCCCGTCGAGCGTGCGCTCGACCCCTTCGTGCACTACCTGCGGCTCCACCCCGCTGGTCCCGCGGCCGCGGGACCGGGCACCGCACCGAAAGGAACATCGTCATGA
- a CDS encoding cupin domain-containing protein, whose translation MTTTSSHRERTESGALPVLSRLVSVPSEEFAQRIWSREPLLSRAADLPGTFEDLFSAAAVDELVATRGLRTPFLRMAKEGSTLPERSFTRGGGIGAAVADQASDDAVLRHFSEGATLVLQGLHRTWEPIVRFSQDLAGELGHPVQVNAYVTPAQNTGFSDHYDVHDVFVLQIAGEKRWRIRPPVHELPLRDEPWTDHRAAVEESAASTTPLIETTFAPGDCLYLPRGFLHSATAVGGTSIHLTIGVHSWTRRHVADELVRAAVRRASDDPSLRAALPVGTDLVGAGVASAQVEDVREALLRALAEVDATELAAGLAGAARAAQRPAPLAPLAQAHAADAADETTAVRVRDHVAATIEPAAGGRTHLRSRVGSLPLERDQLAAVEALLSAGRATGADLGVALTQALLRTGVVVPE comes from the coding sequence ATGACGACGACGTCGTCGCACCGGGAGCGCACCGAGTCCGGTGCGCTCCCGGTGCTCTCCCGCCTGGTGTCGGTGCCGAGCGAGGAGTTCGCGCAGCGCATCTGGTCGCGCGAGCCGCTGCTCAGCCGAGCCGCCGACCTGCCGGGCACCTTCGAGGACCTGTTCAGCGCGGCGGCGGTCGACGAGCTCGTCGCGACGCGCGGGCTGCGCACCCCCTTCCTGCGGATGGCCAAGGAGGGCAGCACGCTGCCCGAGCGGTCGTTCACCCGCGGCGGCGGCATCGGCGCCGCGGTCGCCGACCAGGCCAGCGACGACGCCGTGCTGCGCCACTTCAGCGAGGGCGCGACCCTCGTGCTGCAGGGGCTGCACCGCACCTGGGAGCCGATCGTGCGGTTCTCCCAGGACCTGGCCGGCGAGCTCGGCCACCCCGTGCAGGTCAACGCCTATGTCACCCCGGCGCAGAACACCGGGTTCAGCGACCACTACGACGTGCACGACGTGTTCGTGCTGCAGATCGCCGGCGAGAAGCGGTGGCGCATCCGCCCGCCGGTGCACGAGCTGCCGCTGCGTGACGAGCCGTGGACGGATCACCGCGCGGCTGTTGAGGAGTCGGCGGCGAGCACCACGCCGCTCATCGAGACCACCTTCGCCCCGGGCGACTGCCTCTACCTCCCCCGCGGCTTCCTGCACTCCGCGACCGCGGTCGGGGGAACGAGCATCCACCTGACGATCGGCGTGCACAGCTGGACCCGCCGCCACGTCGCCGACGAGCTGGTGCGCGCCGCCGTGCGCCGGGCGAGCGACGACCCCTCGCTGCGGGCCGCGCTCCCTGTCGGCACCGACCTGGTCGGTGCGGGCGTCGCGAGCGCCCAGGTCGAGGACGTGCGCGAGGCCCTGCTGCGCGCGCTCGCCGAGGTCGATGCGACCGAGCTCGCGGCCGGTCTCGCCGGCGCCGCGCGCGCCGCCCAGCGCCCCGCCCCCCTTGCTCCCCTGGCCCAGGCGCACGCCGCCGACGCCGCCGACGAGACCACTGCGGTCCGGGTGCGCGACCACGTCGCCGCGACGATCGAGCCGGCCGCCGGCGGACGTACGCACCTGCGCAGCCGGGTCGGGTCGCTCCCCCTGGAGCGCGACCAGCTCGCTGCCGTCGAGGCGCTGCTGTCGGCCGGCCGCGCCACCGGCGCCGACCTCGGGGTGGCGCTCACCCAGGCGCTGCTGCGCACCGGCGTCGTGGTGCCCGAGTGA
- a CDS encoding sucrase ferredoxin, with amino-acid sequence MTPARRVRAEVTDDVDAGRGPHCATLARRRGDPMLGTAAPGRRWLLIEHPAGWARAALDSSGFTPALADLLQRTALEIGGRVLLVRRPGRRAHRDVTVDPLRWAVVDVDGSQRWGTWRTEADLEEAAWVLRVDGRPAAAETHPPLLLVCTHGTHDVCCAMRGRPVAAALAAAWPEQTWECSHVGGDRFAANLLMLPDGTVYGGLDATDAVQTVRQHLAGAVSPEHLRGFSPYPPVVQAALAAVLRERGPAAATDVRPRSVHETGAGEWVVGVAGQAPLPATTTVRVRRSVQPPARLTCAAQRDEPAYVYTADVVE; translated from the coding sequence GTGACCCCCGCCCGCCGCGTGCGGGCCGAGGTGACCGACGACGTCGACGCGGGCCGGGGACCGCACTGCGCCACCCTCGCCCGGCGCCGCGGCGACCCGATGCTCGGGACCGCCGCCCCCGGCCGTCGCTGGCTGCTGATCGAGCACCCCGCCGGCTGGGCGCGCGCCGCGCTCGACAGCTCCGGCTTCACCCCTGCGCTCGCCGACCTGCTGCAGCGGACGGCCCTCGAGATCGGCGGCCGGGTGCTGCTCGTCCGGCGTCCGGGGCGGCGGGCGCACCGCGACGTCACGGTCGACCCGCTGCGCTGGGCCGTGGTCGACGTCGACGGCAGCCAGCGCTGGGGCACCTGGCGGACCGAGGCCGACCTCGAGGAGGCCGCCTGGGTGCTGCGCGTCGACGGGCGCCCTGCCGCCGCCGAGACGCACCCGCCGCTGCTGCTGGTCTGCACGCACGGCACCCACGACGTGTGCTGCGCGATGCGCGGCCGCCCCGTCGCGGCCGCCCTCGCCGCGGCCTGGCCGGAGCAGACCTGGGAGTGCTCGCACGTCGGCGGCGACCGGTTCGCCGCGAACCTGCTGATGCTGCCCGACGGCACGGTCTACGGCGGGCTCGACGCGACCGACGCGGTGCAGACGGTGCGTCAGCACCTCGCCGGGGCGGTGAGTCCCGAGCACCTGCGCGGCTTCTCGCCCTATCCCCCGGTGGTGCAGGCCGCCCTGGCCGCCGTGCTGCGCGAGCGGGGTCCGGCCGCCGCCACCGACGTACGCCCTCGCTCGGTCCACGAGACCGGCGCCGGCGAGTGGGTGGTCGGCGTGGCCGGACAGGCACCGCTCCCGGCGACCACCACCGTGCGGGTGCGCCGGTCGGTGCAGCCACCGGCGCGACTCACCTGCGCCGCGCAGCGCGACGAACCGGCGTACGTCTACACCGCCGACGTCGTGGAGTGA
- a CDS encoding MarR family winged helix-turn-helix transcriptional regulator, which produces MSGSVSSAWLQTAAFAAAVDANLDRWLGDTYRLGLTEFRALTLLSQQPDKELRITALAQRVGLTSTSTTRLVSRLETKGHARRDVCDDDGRGVYAVIDEPGETLLREVRPAYDARVRDLLTDPAKHFPHLDPRAVASALEEVSALVEP; this is translated from the coding sequence ATGTCCGGATCGGTCAGCAGCGCGTGGTTGCAGACGGCCGCGTTCGCCGCGGCCGTCGACGCCAACCTCGACAGGTGGCTCGGTGACACCTATCGGCTGGGGCTGACCGAGTTCCGCGCGCTGACCCTGCTCAGCCAGCAGCCCGACAAGGAGCTGCGCATCACCGCGCTCGCCCAGCGGGTGGGCCTGACCTCGACCTCGACGACGCGGCTGGTCAGCCGCCTGGAGACCAAGGGCCACGCGCGGCGCGACGTGTGCGACGACGACGGCCGCGGGGTCTACGCGGTGATCGACGAGCCCGGCGAGACGCTGCTGCGCGAGGTGCGGCCGGCGTACGACGCTCGGGTGCGCGACCTGCTGACCGACCCGGCGAAGCACTTCCCCCACCTGGACCCGCGGGCGGTGGCGTCCGCGCTGGAGGAGGTGAGCGCGCTGGTCGAGCCCTGA
- a CDS encoding NYN domain-containing protein yields MTGEEAGPALGRTTYVLIDGENIDATLGTSILQRRPLPEERPRWDRVLKYAHEEWEQPVTALFFLAASNRDLPMPFVQALTAMGYRPVPLSGEPGEKVVDIAIQRTLSALVDRPADVMLLSHDGDFLPQLEALVTDAHDVALIGFKEFRNAGFAALEDKGLEFHDLELDIGAFNSPLPRLRVIPIEEFDPEQFL; encoded by the coding sequence ATGACGGGTGAGGAGGCCGGACCGGCCCTGGGACGCACGACGTACGTCCTCATCGACGGCGAGAACATCGACGCCACCCTGGGCACCTCGATCCTGCAGCGGCGACCGCTGCCGGAGGAGCGGCCGCGCTGGGACCGCGTCCTGAAGTACGCCCACGAGGAGTGGGAGCAGCCGGTCACCGCGCTGTTCTTCCTCGCGGCGTCCAACCGTGACCTGCCGATGCCGTTCGTGCAGGCGCTCACCGCGATGGGCTACCGGCCGGTGCCGCTGTCGGGGGAGCCGGGCGAGAAGGTCGTCGACATCGCGATCCAGCGCACGCTGTCGGCGCTGGTCGACCGGCCGGCCGACGTGATGCTGCTCAGCCACGACGGCGACTTCCTGCCGCAGCTGGAGGCGCTGGTCACCGACGCCCACGACGTCGCGCTCATCGGCTTCAAGGAGTTCCGCAACGCCGGGTTCGCCGCGTTGGAGGACAAGGGGCTGGAGTTCCACGACCTCGAGCTCGACATCGGCGCGTTCAACTCGCCGCTGCCGCGGCTGCGGGTCATCCCGATCGAGGAGTTCGACCCCGAGCAGTTCCTGTGA
- a CDS encoding alpha/beta hydrolase-fold protein — protein sequence MSETTALPVPTSTHKGKLAINRLRARRPLDEAAVDRFLARQGQVPVVEGPKCTFLFRGEADEVHVQHRIVGQPQRVPMRRVGETSLWYAIIELPAGSRVEYQLEVRRGEHVETANDPLNPRVAHSPVGSSSVLHAAGYVTPEWTQHDPDARPGEIVDLTISSRALRRESHCRVYLPARFRRRHSYPLLIVHDGDDYLRYAAMGTVLDNLIHRLDMAETIVVFTNPGDRLKEYPNSAAHARFVTAELMPRLAEELPLIERPDARCLMGASFGGVASLSVAVRNPDLFGSLLVQSGSFVFTDIGTEHGGGPAFDPVVRFMNRYRAAPTKVADRIFSSCGVYEPLIVPNRSMVPVFEAAGMQVRYVEARDGHSWENWRDRLRDGLSWVFPGPGKYYYE from the coding sequence GTGAGTGAGACCACGGCCCTGCCGGTCCCGACCAGCACGCACAAGGGCAAGCTCGCGATCAACCGGCTGCGCGCGCGCCGCCCGCTCGACGAGGCCGCCGTCGACCGCTTCCTCGCCCGGCAGGGGCAGGTGCCGGTCGTCGAGGGGCCCAAGTGCACGTTCCTGTTCCGCGGCGAGGCCGACGAGGTGCACGTGCAGCACCGCATCGTGGGCCAGCCGCAACGGGTGCCGATGCGCCGCGTCGGGGAGACCTCGCTCTGGTACGCGATCATCGAGCTGCCCGCCGGCTCGCGGGTGGAGTATCAGCTGGAGGTGCGCCGCGGCGAGCACGTCGAGACGGCCAACGACCCGCTCAACCCGCGCGTCGCGCACAGCCCGGTCGGGTCGTCGTCGGTGCTGCACGCCGCGGGCTACGTCACGCCGGAGTGGACCCAGCACGACCCCGACGCCCGCCCCGGCGAGATCGTCGACCTGACGATCAGCTCGCGGGCGCTGCGCCGCGAATCCCATTGTCGCGTCTACCTTCCCGCGCGCTTCCGCCGCCGGCACAGCTATCCGCTGCTGATCGTGCACGACGGTGACGACTACCTGCGCTACGCGGCGATGGGCACCGTGCTGGACAACCTGATCCACCGCCTCGACATGGCCGAGACGATCGTGGTGTTCACCAACCCGGGCGACCGGTTGAAGGAGTATCCGAACTCCGCCGCGCACGCCCGGTTCGTCACCGCCGAGCTCATGCCGCGGCTCGCCGAGGAGCTGCCGCTGATCGAGCGGCCCGACGCCCGCTGCCTGATGGGCGCCTCGTTCGGCGGGGTGGCGTCGCTGTCGGTGGCGGTGCGCAACCCCGACCTGTTCGGCTCGCTGCTGGTGCAGTCGGGGTCGTTCGTGTTCACCGACATCGGCACCGAGCACGGCGGCGGCCCGGCGTTCGACCCGGTCGTGCGGTTCATGAACCGATACCGCGCCGCCCCGACCAAGGTCGCCGACCGGATCTTCTCCTCGTGCGGGGTCTACGAGCCGCTGATCGTGCCCAACCGCTCGATGGTGCCGGTGTTCGAGGCGGCCGGCATGCAGGTGCGCTACGTCGAGGCGCGCGACGGCCACTCCTGGGAGAACTGGCGCGACCGGCTGCGCGACGGGCTGTCCTGGGTCTTCCCCGGACCGGGGAAGTACTACTACGAGTAG
- a CDS encoding BatC protein — MTDNSDFDPEQQTPGGEGPADGGANPGGHDGGADGGADGGAGGTGLGGDGGADGGAGGEGPADGGANPGGHDGGADGGADGGAGGGVGGSGLGGDGGADGGADGGAGGEGPADGGANPGGRDGGADGGA, encoded by the coding sequence ATGACCGACAACTCCGACTTCGACCCGGAGCAGCAGACTCCTGGCGGCGAAGGACCTGCCGACGGCGGCGCGAACCCCGGTGGTCACGACGGTGGCGCCGACGGCGGTGCCGACGGAGGCGCTGGCGGCACCGGTCTCGGTGGCGACGGCGGTGCCGATGGTGGTGCCGGTGGCGAGGGCCCGGCCGACGGCGGCGCAAACCCCGGCGGTCACGACGGTGGCGCTGACGGCGGTGCCGACGGTGGTGCCGGCGGTGGCGTCGGTGGCTCGGGCCTCGGTGGCGACGGCGGTGCCGATGGCGGCGCTGACGGTGGTGCCGGTGGCGAGGGCCCGGCCGACGGCGGGGCCAACCCCGGTGGCCGTGACGGTGGAGCCGACGGCGGAGCCTGA